Proteins from a genomic interval of Streptomyces sp. SID8374:
- a CDS encoding ABC transporter ATP-binding protein yields MTQQQQTAGGDVRLVGISKTYGSFTAVQPLDLTVPQGSFFALLGASGCGKTTTLRMIAGLEEATTGTVFLGGKDITDLPPYKRPVNTVFQSYALFPHLDITENVAFGLRRRGIKSVKKQVDDMLELVQLGDFARRKPHQLSGGQQQRVAVARALINHPQVLLLDEPLGALDLKLRRQMQLELKRIQTEVGITFVHVTHDQEEAMTMADTVAVMNGGRVEQLGAPADLYENPRTTFVANFLGTSNLIEGEIVSSGTDLVVAAGGGKLTLRRERCSAPTTSGGRLLLGIRPEKISLAHADDAGDIAAGRNRVTGRITDSSFIGVSTQYVVESPAGTALQVYEQNIERDTRLTPGAEVVLHWNPAHTFGLDAAQDIGAGALSVEDAE; encoded by the coding sequence ATGACACAGCAGCAGCAGACCGCGGGCGGCGATGTCCGCCTCGTCGGGATCAGCAAGACCTACGGCTCCTTCACCGCCGTACAGCCCCTGGACCTGACCGTCCCGCAGGGCTCCTTCTTCGCCCTGCTCGGCGCCTCCGGCTGCGGCAAGACCACCACCCTGCGGATGATCGCCGGGCTGGAGGAGGCCACCACCGGCACGGTGTTCCTCGGCGGCAAGGACATCACCGACCTGCCCCCGTACAAGCGGCCGGTCAACACCGTCTTCCAGAGCTACGCGCTCTTCCCGCACCTGGACATCACCGAGAACGTCGCCTTCGGGCTGCGCAGGCGCGGCATCAAGTCGGTGAAGAAGCAGGTCGACGACATGCTGGAGCTGGTCCAGCTCGGCGACTTCGCCCGCCGCAAACCGCACCAGCTCTCCGGTGGCCAGCAGCAGCGCGTCGCCGTCGCCCGCGCGCTCATCAACCACCCGCAGGTCCTGCTGCTGGACGAGCCGCTCGGCGCCCTCGACCTCAAGCTCCGCCGCCAGATGCAGCTGGAGCTCAAGCGGATCCAGACCGAGGTCGGCATCACCTTCGTGCACGTCACCCACGACCAGGAGGAGGCCATGACCATGGCCGACACCGTCGCGGTGATGAACGGGGGCCGCGTCGAACAGCTCGGCGCCCCCGCCGACCTCTACGAGAACCCGCGCACCACCTTCGTCGCCAACTTCCTCGGCACCTCCAACCTCATCGAGGGAGAGATCGTCTCCTCCGGCACCGACCTCGTCGTGGCCGCGGGCGGCGGGAAGCTCACCCTGCGCCGCGAGCGATGTTCGGCCCCCACCACCAGCGGCGGCCGCCTCCTCCTCGGCATCCGGCCCGAGAAGATATCGCTGGCCCACGCGGACGACGCGGGGGACATCGCCGCAGGCCGCAACCGGGTCACCGGCCGCATCACCGACTCCAGCTTCATCGGCGTCTCCACCCAGTACGTGGTCGAGAGCCCGGCCGGAACGGCCCTCCAGGTCTACGAGCAGAACATCGAGAGGGACACCCGGCTCACCCCCGGCGCCGAGGTCGTCCTGCACTGGAACCCGGCCCACACCTTCGGCCTCGACGCCGCCCAGGACATCGGCGCGGGCGCCCTGAGCGTGGAGGACGCGGAGTGA
- a CDS encoding ABC transporter permease: MPVLRWIRRNLIVIAGLLTLAYMILPNIVVMVFSFNKPNGRFNYEWQRFSLDAWKDPCGVADMCGSLSLSLQIAFWATLGATALGTMVAFALVRYRFRARGAISSLIFLPMAMPEVVMAASLLTLFLNMGAQLGFWTVLIAHIMFCLSFVVTAVKARVMSMDPRLEEAARDLYAGPVQTFLRVTLPIAAPGIAAGALLAFALSFDDFIITNFNAGSTVTFPMFVWGSAQRGTPVQINVIGTAMFIIAVTMVLVGQLIASRRKSNARN; this comes from the coding sequence ATGCCCGTACTGCGCTGGATACGCCGGAACCTGATCGTCATCGCGGGTCTGCTGACCCTCGCGTACATGATCCTGCCGAACATCGTCGTGATGGTGTTCTCGTTCAACAAGCCCAACGGGCGGTTCAACTACGAGTGGCAGCGGTTCTCGCTGGACGCCTGGAAGGACCCCTGCGGGGTCGCCGACATGTGCGGCTCGCTCTCGCTCTCGCTCCAGATCGCCTTCTGGGCGACGCTCGGGGCGACCGCGCTCGGCACGATGGTCGCCTTCGCGCTGGTCCGCTACCGCTTCCGGGCGCGCGGCGCGATCAGCTCGCTGATCTTCCTGCCGATGGCGATGCCCGAGGTCGTCATGGCCGCATCCCTGCTCACGCTCTTCCTGAACATGGGCGCCCAGCTCGGCTTCTGGACCGTGCTGATCGCGCACATCATGTTCTGCCTCAGCTTCGTGGTGACGGCCGTCAAGGCGCGTGTGATGTCGATGGACCCGAGACTGGAGGAAGCCGCCCGCGATCTCTACGCGGGACCCGTGCAGACCTTCCTCCGGGTGACCCTTCCCATCGCCGCCCCCGGAATCGCGGCGGGTGCGCTGCTCGCTTTCGCGCTCTCGTTCGACGATTTCATCATCACGAATTTCAACGCGGGCTCCACCGTCACGTTCCCCATGTTCGTCTGGGGATCGGCACAGCGCGGCACGCCCGTGCAGATCAACGTCATCGGCACCGCCATGTTCATCATTGCGGTAACGATGGTCCTCGTCGGCCAGCTCATCGCGAGCCGGCGGAAGAGCAACGCTCGAAACTGA
- a CDS encoding gamma-aminobutyraldehyde dehydrogenase, with protein sequence MSNGFQVQDRFAEGAQYIGGKLLPGTSGRHHDVVDPATGESVLRYELAGTEDVDAAVAAARAAFPGWSGATPGERSEALHRFAAVLAEQADDFAYAESLQCGKPIKLSTEFDVPGTVDNAAFFAGAARHLEGKAAAEYDGDHTSYVRREAIGVVGSIAPWNYPLQMAAWKVLPAVAAGNTIVLKPAELTPLTSLMFAQAATQAGIPDGVINIVTGAGKEAGEHLVGHPDVVMTSFTGSTAVGKRVAEIATATVKRLHLELGGKAPFVVFDDADLEAAVHGAVAGSLINTGQDCTAATRAYVQRPLYDAFVRDVAALMETVRLGDPFDASTDLGPLISHAQRDRVAAFVDRARGYARVVTGGEAPGGDLADGAYYRPTLVADAAQDSEIVQSEIFGPVLVVLPFDTDDEGIALANDTPYGLAASAWTRDLYRANRATREIQAGCVWVNDHIPILSEMPHGGYKASGFGKDMSAYSFEEYTQVKHVMYDNTAVARKDWHRTIFGDR encoded by the coding sequence ATGAGCAACGGCTTCCAGGTTCAGGACCGCTTCGCGGAAGGTGCGCAGTACATCGGCGGCAAGCTGCTCCCCGGCACGTCCGGCCGCCACCACGACGTGGTGGACCCGGCGACCGGCGAGAGCGTCCTGCGGTACGAGCTGGCGGGCACCGAGGACGTGGACGCGGCCGTCGCCGCCGCCCGGGCCGCCTTCCCCGGCTGGTCGGGCGCCACCCCCGGCGAGCGCTCCGAGGCCCTGCACCGGTTCGCCGCCGTCCTCGCCGAGCAGGCCGACGACTTCGCGTACGCCGAGTCCCTCCAGTGCGGCAAGCCGATCAAGCTCTCCACCGAGTTCGACGTCCCCGGCACCGTCGACAACGCCGCCTTCTTCGCGGGCGCCGCCCGCCACCTGGAGGGCAAGGCCGCCGCCGAGTACGACGGCGACCACACCTCGTACGTACGCCGCGAGGCGATCGGTGTCGTCGGCTCCATCGCCCCCTGGAACTACCCGCTCCAGATGGCCGCCTGGAAGGTCCTCCCGGCCGTCGCCGCGGGCAACACCATCGTCCTCAAGCCCGCCGAGCTCACCCCGCTGACCTCGCTGATGTTCGCCCAGGCCGCCACCCAGGCGGGCATTCCCGACGGCGTGATCAACATCGTCACCGGCGCGGGCAAGGAGGCGGGCGAGCACCTCGTCGGCCACCCCGACGTCGTGATGACCTCCTTCACCGGCTCCACCGCCGTCGGCAAGCGGGTCGCGGAGATCGCCACCGCCACCGTCAAACGCCTCCACCTGGAGCTCGGCGGCAAGGCCCCCTTCGTGGTCTTCGACGACGCCGACCTGGAGGCCGCCGTCCACGGCGCGGTCGCCGGCTCCCTCATCAACACCGGCCAGGACTGCACCGCCGCCACCCGCGCCTACGTCCAGCGCCCCCTCTACGACGCCTTCGTCCGGGACGTCGCCGCGCTCATGGAGACCGTCCGGCTCGGCGACCCCTTCGACGCGTCCACCGACCTCGGCCCCCTCATCAGCCACGCCCAGCGCGACCGCGTCGCCGCCTTCGTCGACCGGGCCCGCGGCTACGCCCGCGTCGTCACCGGCGGCGAGGCCCCCGGCGGCGACCTCGCCGACGGCGCGTACTACCGGCCGACCCTCGTCGCGGACGCCGCCCAGGACAGCGAGATCGTCCAGTCGGAGATCTTCGGCCCGGTCCTGGTCGTCCTGCCCTTCGACACCGACGACGAGGGCATCGCGCTCGCCAACGACACCCCGTACGGACTGGCCGCCTCCGCCTGGACCCGCGACCTGTACCGAGCGAACCGCGCCACCCGCGAGATCCAGGCGGGCTGTGTGTGGGTGAACGACCACATCCCGATCCTCTCCGAGATGCCGCACGGCGGATACAAGGCCAGCGGCTTCGGCAAGGACATGTCGGCGTACTCCTTCGAGGAGTACACGCAGGTCAAGCACGTCATGTACGACAACACCGCGGTGGCCCGGAAGGACTGGCACCGCACGATCTTCGGGGACCGATAG
- a CDS encoding DUF4190 domain-containing protein has product MSDNTEQPGGGAAPRDPWAPPESRVELGKQDAPTPPPPTVHDQQTVTSMPSAGPAPESTGPIPAGGGFGPPASAVPPPPVGPAGPGHQAPPGTAHYGYPAPPAQPYAGYPGYDPYGGQQPWGPQPSNGLGTAALVLGIISVVGFCMYGVNIVLGILALIFGIIGLGRAKRGEATNRGMAIAGIITGSIGIVIGSVLLGFIIWAIANGDSSFDDTYDDDPFATSLVIEGRS; this is encoded by the coding sequence ATGTCAGACAACACAGAGCAGCCCGGGGGCGGGGCCGCGCCGCGCGATCCGTGGGCACCGCCGGAGAGCAGGGTGGAGCTGGGCAAGCAGGACGCCCCCACTCCGCCCCCGCCCACCGTCCACGACCAGCAGACCGTGACGTCGATGCCGAGTGCGGGCCCGGCCCCGGAATCCACCGGACCGATACCCGCGGGCGGCGGTTTCGGCCCGCCGGCCTCGGCCGTACCGCCACCGCCGGTCGGCCCGGCCGGCCCCGGCCACCAGGCGCCGCCCGGCACCGCGCACTACGGCTACCCGGCACCCCCGGCGCAGCCGTACGCCGGCTATCCGGGGTACGACCCCTACGGCGGCCAGCAGCCCTGGGGGCCGCAGCCCTCCAACGGCCTCGGCACCGCCGCGCTGGTGCTCGGCATCATCTCGGTGGTCGGCTTCTGCATGTACGGGGTGAACATCGTCCTCGGCATCCTCGCGCTGATCTTCGGCATCATCGGCCTCGGCCGGGCCAAGCGCGGCGAGGCGACCAACCGGGGCATGGCGATCGCCGGGATCATCACGGGCTCGATCGGCATCGTGATCGGCTCCGTGCTCCTCGGCTTCATCATCTGGGCCATCGCCAACGGTGACTCCAGCTTCGACGACACCTACGACGACGACCCGTTCGCCACGTCGCTGGTCATCGAGGGCCGCAGCTAG
- a CDS encoding ABC transporter permease yields MSLTEAPPAPPAEPEEPRKLTLRKPSARKRLVPYWLLLPGILWLLVFFALPLVYQASTSVQTGSLEQGFEVTWHFQTYVDALRDYYPQFIRSLLYAGTATILCLLLGYPLAYLIAFKAGRWRNLVLVLVIAPFFTSFLIRTLAWKTILADGGAVVDVLNTLHVLDVTSWLGWTESNRVLATPMAVVCGLTYNFLPFMILPLYTSLERIDGRLHEAAGDLYATPATTFRKVTFPLSMPGVVSGTLLTFIPASGDYVNAELLGSTDTKMVGSVIQSQFLRVLDYPTAAALSFILMAIVLLMVTFYIRRSGTEDLV; encoded by the coding sequence GTGAGCCTCACCGAAGCGCCGCCCGCGCCCCCCGCAGAGCCCGAGGAGCCCCGGAAGCTCACGCTCCGCAAGCCCTCCGCCCGTAAACGGCTCGTCCCGTACTGGCTGCTGCTCCCCGGCATCCTCTGGCTGCTCGTCTTCTTCGCCCTGCCGCTGGTCTACCAGGCCTCCACCTCCGTACAGACCGGCTCCCTGGAGCAGGGCTTCGAGGTCACCTGGCACTTCCAGACGTACGTGGACGCGCTGCGCGACTACTACCCGCAGTTCATCCGGTCCCTGCTGTACGCGGGCACCGCCACGATCCTCTGCCTGCTGCTCGGCTACCCGCTCGCCTACCTCATCGCCTTCAAGGCGGGCCGCTGGCGCAACCTGGTGCTGGTGCTGGTCATCGCCCCGTTCTTCACCAGCTTCCTCATCCGTACGCTGGCGTGGAAGACGATCCTCGCCGACGGCGGCGCGGTCGTGGACGTGCTGAACACCCTGCACGTCCTGGACGTCACCAGCTGGCTCGGCTGGACCGAGTCCAACCGGGTCCTCGCCACCCCGATGGCCGTCGTCTGCGGTCTGACGTACAACTTCCTGCCGTTCATGATCCTGCCGCTCTACACCTCGCTGGAGCGGATCGACGGCCGGCTGCACGAGGCGGCGGGCGACCTCTACGCCACCCCCGCCACCACCTTCCGCAAGGTGACGTTCCCGCTCTCCATGCCCGGCGTCGTCTCCGGCACCCTGCTGACCTTCATCCCGGCCAGCGGCGACTACGTCAACGCCGAGCTGCTGGGCTCCACCGACACCAAGATGGTCGGCAGCGTCATCCAGAGCCAGTTCCTGCGGGTCCTGGACTATCCGACGGCCGCCGCGCTCTCGTTCATCCTCATGGCGATCGTCCTGCTGATGGTCACCTTCTACATCCGCCGCTCCGGGACGGAGGACCTGGTCTGA
- a CDS encoding spermidine/putrescine ABC transporter substrate-binding protein produces MESYEPERLSSAQLAAMKRSLTSGRGALTRRSLLRASGMGALALGGIATLGACGIPPAGRAEGAAAADDHSEREKEVTFSNWTEYMDVSDDEKSRPTLEAFTKRTGIRVKYTEDINDNVEFFGKIKPQLAAGQNTGRDLICVTDWLAARIIRLGWAQKLDPSNLPHAFANVSAQFRTPDWDPGRAYSYPWTGIPTVIAYNAKATGGRKVDSVTQLLDDPKLKGRVSFLSEMRDTIGMTLLDQGKDPGKFSDADFDGAIGRLRKAVDKKQIRRFTGNDYTADLSKGDIAACVGWAGDIIQLQADNPDIKYAIPAAGYITSSDNLLVPAQARHKTNAEKLIDYYYEPPVAAQLAAYINYVCPVDGVRDELAKIDESMASNTLILPDREMAAKSRSFRSLSTEEETAYEEKFAKLIGA; encoded by the coding sequence ATGGAGAGTTACGAGCCCGAGCGCCTCTCGTCCGCCCAGCTGGCGGCCATGAAGCGTTCCCTGACCAGCGGCAGGGGAGCCCTCACCCGCCGCTCCCTGCTGCGCGCCTCCGGCATGGGCGCCCTCGCCCTGGGCGGGATAGCCACCCTCGGCGCCTGCGGCATCCCGCCCGCCGGACGCGCCGAGGGAGCGGCCGCCGCCGACGACCACTCGGAGAGGGAGAAGGAAGTCACCTTCTCCAACTGGACCGAGTACATGGACGTCAGCGACGACGAGAAGAGCCGGCCCACCCTGGAGGCGTTCACCAAGCGCACCGGGATCAGGGTCAAGTACACCGAGGACATCAACGACAACGTCGAGTTCTTCGGGAAGATCAAACCGCAGCTCGCCGCCGGCCAGAACACCGGCCGCGACCTCATCTGCGTCACCGACTGGCTGGCCGCCCGCATCATCCGGCTCGGCTGGGCGCAGAAGCTGGACCCGTCGAACCTCCCGCACGCCTTCGCCAACGTCTCCGCCCAGTTCCGCACCCCCGACTGGGACCCCGGCCGCGCCTACTCCTACCCCTGGACCGGCATCCCCACGGTCATCGCGTACAACGCGAAGGCGACCGGCGGCCGCAAGGTCGACTCGGTCACCCAGCTCCTGGACGACCCGAAGCTCAAGGGGCGCGTCTCCTTCCTCTCCGAGATGCGCGACACCATCGGCATGACCCTCCTCGACCAGGGCAAGGACCCGGGGAAGTTCAGCGACGCCGACTTCGACGGGGCGATCGGCCGGCTCCGGAAGGCCGTCGACAAGAAGCAGATCCGCCGCTTCACCGGCAACGACTACACCGCCGACCTCAGCAAGGGCGACATCGCCGCCTGCGTCGGCTGGGCCGGGGACATCATCCAGCTCCAGGCCGACAACCCGGACATCAAGTACGCGATCCCGGCCGCCGGTTACATCACCTCCAGCGACAACCTCCTGGTCCCGGCCCAGGCCCGGCACAAGACCAACGCCGAGAAGCTCATCGACTACTACTACGAGCCGCCGGTCGCCGCCCAGCTCGCCGCGTACATCAACTACGTCTGTCCGGTCGACGGCGTACGCGATGAACTCGCCAAGATCGACGAGTCGATGGCCTCCAACACCCTGATCCTCCCCGACCGGGAGATGGCGGCGAAGTCCCGTTCCTTCCGCTCCCTGAGCACGGAGGAAGAGACGGCGTACGAGGAGAAGTTCGCCAAACTCATCGGCGCCTGA
- a CDS encoding NADAR family protein, translated as MRAGARKPGTVRKGGPHCLSQWWPSPFTVDGVTYASAEHWMMAGKARLFGDTEAERAAVAASSPAAAKKAGRLVRGFDEDLWIRERFALVVEGSAHKFGQDPELAGYLLSTGDRVLVEASPLDRIWGIGLAADDERVERPREWQGLNLLGFALMEARERLRAV; from the coding sequence GTGCGTGCCGGGGCCCGCAAGCCCGGCACGGTCCGCAAGGGAGGCCCCCACTGCCTGAGCCAGTGGTGGCCCTCGCCGTTCACGGTGGACGGCGTGACGTACGCGAGCGCCGAGCACTGGATGATGGCCGGCAAGGCCCGCCTCTTCGGCGATACGGAGGCGGAGCGGGCGGCCGTGGCGGCGAGCAGCCCGGCGGCGGCGAAGAAGGCCGGGCGGCTGGTGCGCGGCTTCGACGAGGACCTGTGGATACGGGAGCGGTTCGCCCTGGTCGTGGAGGGCAGCGCGCACAAGTTCGGGCAGGACCCGGAGCTGGCCGGCTATCTGCTGTCCACGGGCGACCGGGTGCTGGTGGAGGCGTCCCCGCTGGACCGGATCTGGGGGATCGGGCTGGCGGCGGACGACGAGCGGGTGGAGCGGCCGCGGGAGTGGCAGGGGCTGAATCTGCTGGGGTTCGCGCTGATGGAGGCGCGGGAGCGGCTGCGGGCGGTGTAA